A genomic window from Inediibacterium massiliense includes:
- a CDS encoding DUF1934 domain-containing protein — MKNIMLRIEGMQIDMDGEENKIELVTEGKLYEKENAVYLVYEETEVSGMKGCTTTVKLSQDKIYMKRFGNLKSEIVFEKGKRYTTLYHTPYGVFDMEVLTKDMNYSITDAKKGGVQIEYFINLEGITESQNKLNITIM; from the coding sequence ATGAAAAATATTATGCTAAGAATAGAAGGCATGCAAATAGATATGGATGGAGAAGAAAACAAAATAGAATTAGTGACAGAAGGAAAACTCTATGAAAAAGAAAATGCAGTTTATTTAGTGTATGAAGAAACGGAAGTATCAGGAATGAAAGGATGTACAACCACTGTAAAACTTTCTCAAGATAAAATTTATATGAAAAGATTTGGAAACTTAAAATCAGAAATTGTATTTGAAAAAGGAAAAAGATATACAACTCTTTATCATACTCCTTATGGAGTCTTTGATATGGAAGTATTAACAAAAGATATGAATTATTCTATTACAGATGCAAAAAAAGGTGGGGTGCAGATAGAGTATTTTATCAATCTAGAAGGAATCACAGAAAGTCAAAACAAACTCAATATTACTATTATGTAA
- a CDS encoding D-alanine--D-alanine ligase — protein sequence MNKINVAVIFGGKSGEHEVSLMSATSVIKAMNKEKYNCFPIGITKEGNWMIYNGPIEKIETGEWEEISKNQGEEIFSIIPMNGKKSKLKEIADVVFPVLHGPFGEDGTIQGLLEMADLPYVGAGVLASSLGMDKILSKKIFEKEGLPVGKYTFVMKYQLKEDIDRCIKEIEEEFSYPVFIKPANLGSSVGISKAHNREELIKGLNTASLHDRKIIIEAYIQGREIECAVLGNDHPKASVLGEILPSHEFYDYQAKYSDDQKSRLVIPADLPKEKSDEIRKMAICAYKAIDGSGLSRVDFFVEKDSLKVYINEVNTMPGFTKYSMYPLLWEATGLSYENLIDELINLAIKRYKDR from the coding sequence ATGAATAAAATAAATGTAGCAGTAATATTTGGAGGAAAATCAGGAGAACATGAAGTGTCTTTAATGTCTGCAACTTCTGTAATTAAAGCTATGAACAAAGAAAAATACAATTGTTTTCCTATAGGAATTACAAAAGAAGGCAATTGGATGATATATAATGGACCTATTGAAAAAATTGAGACAGGAGAATGGGAAGAAATATCAAAAAATCAAGGAGAAGAAATTTTTTCTATTATTCCTATGAATGGAAAAAAATCAAAATTAAAAGAAATAGCAGATGTAGTATTCCCAGTCCTTCATGGGCCATTTGGAGAAGATGGTACCATTCAAGGACTACTTGAGATGGCAGACCTTCCATATGTAGGAGCAGGAGTTTTGGCTTCTTCTTTAGGAATGGATAAAATTCTTAGTAAAAAAATATTTGAAAAAGAAGGGCTTCCGGTTGGAAAATATACATTTGTAATGAAATATCAACTAAAAGAAGATATAGATCGATGCATAAAAGAAATTGAAGAAGAATTTTCTTATCCTGTTTTTATTAAACCTGCTAATTTAGGTTCTAGTGTAGGGATTAGTAAAGCCCATAACAGGGAAGAATTAATAAAGGGACTCAATACAGCATCTTTACATGATAGAAAAATTATTATTGAAGCTTATATTCAAGGAAGAGAGATAGAATGTGCTGTTTTGGGAAATGATCATCCAAAAGCATCTGTTTTAGGAGAAATATTACCTTCTCATGAATTTTATGATTATCAAGCAAAATATTCAGACGATCAAAAATCTAGACTTGTTATTCCAGCAGATCTTCCAAAAGAAAAGTCTGATGAAATAAGAAAAATGGCTATATGTGCCTATAAAGCTATAGATGGATCAGGACTTTCAAGAGTAGATTTTTTTGTAGAAAAAGATTCTTTGAAAGTATACATTAATGAAGTGAATACTATGCCAGGATTTACAAAATATAGTATGTATCCTCTTTTATGGGAGGCAACAGGACTTTCTTATGAAAATTTAATTGATGAATTGATAAACCTTGCAATAAAAAGATATAAAGATAGATAG
- the ablA gene encoding lysine 2,3-aminomutase, translating into MRNYKEIELWKDVTDEQWNDWKWQVKNRITTLEDLKKVINLTPEEEDGIRESLKTLRMGITPYYASLMDENDPHCPVRMQAVPTMLETHKAAADMEDPLHEDGDSPAPGLTHRYPDRVLLLITDMCSMYCRHCTRRRFAGQNDDAMPLERIDKAIEYIKNTPQVRDVLLSGGDALLVDDETLEYIIKKLRAIPHVEIVRIGSRTPVVMPQRITPELVNMLKKYHPIWLNTHFNHSKEITPTAAKGLQLLADAGVPLGNQSVLLRGVNDCVHVMRELMHNLVKNRVRPYYIYQCDLSMGIEHFRTPVSKGIEIIEGLRGHTSGYAVPTFVVDAPGGGGKTPVMPQYVVSQSPSKVVLRNFEGVITTYSEPTPYEDKCHCPVCTGERKHRITGVAGLLQGNQVALEPTDLDRRKRTHHE; encoded by the coding sequence ATGAGAAATTACAAAGAAATCGAACTATGGAAAGACGTTACAGATGAGCAATGGAACGACTGGAAATGGCAAGTAAAAAACAGAATTACAACATTAGAAGACCTTAAAAAAGTAATTAACCTTACACCAGAAGAAGAAGATGGAATTAGAGAATCTCTAAAAACTTTAAGAATGGGTATTACTCCATATTACGCATCTTTAATGGATGAAAACGATCCACATTGTCCAGTAAGAATGCAAGCAGTGCCTACAATGCTTGAAACTCATAAAGCTGCTGCTGACATGGAAGACCCACTTCATGAAGATGGAGACTCTCCAGCACCAGGACTTACTCACAGATATCCAGATAGAGTACTTCTTCTAATCACTGATATGTGCTCAATGTACTGCCGTCACTGTACAAGAAGAAGATTTGCTGGACAAAATGATGATGCAATGCCACTAGAAAGAATTGACAAAGCTATTGAATATATTAAAAATACTCCACAAGTAAGAGACGTATTATTATCAGGAGGAGACGCATTATTAGTAGATGATGAAACATTAGAATATATCATCAAAAAACTTAGAGCGATCCCACACGTTGAAATCGTAAGAATTGGATCAAGAACTCCTGTTGTAATGCCTCAAAGAATTACACCAGAACTTGTGAATATGCTTAAAAAATATCATCCAATTTGGTTAAATACTCACTTTAACCATTCAAAAGAAATTACTCCTACTGCTGCAAAAGGATTACAATTACTTGCAGATGCTGGTGTTCCTCTAGGAAACCAATCAGTACTTTTAAGAGGAGTAAACGATTGTGTACACGTAATGAGAGAATTAATGCACAACCTTGTTAAAAACAGAGTAAGACCTTACTACATTTATCAATGTGACCTTTCAATGGGTATCGAACACTTCAGAACTCCTGTTTCTAAAGGTATTGAAATCATTGAAGGTTTAAGAGGACATACTTCTGGATATGCAGTACCAACATTTGTTGTTGACGCTCCTGGTGGTGGTGGAAAAACTCCAGTTATGCCACAATATGTAGTGAGTCAATCACCAAGCAAAGTAGTTTTAAGAAACTTCGAAGGAGTTATCACAACTTATTCAGAACCTACTCCATATGAAGATAAATGTCATTGCCCAGTATGTACTGGTGAAAGAAAACACAGAATTACTGGTGTTGCTGGATTACTACAAGGAAATCAAGTTGCTCTTGAGCCAACTGATTTAGACAGAAGAAAAAGAACTCATCATGAGTAA
- a CDS encoding zinc-binding dehydrogenase produces MKKGCPYGTHRVIEPKGALPQPATKIDNDMEIYDNEILLNVQTLNVDSASFTQIKEQAGGDVEKIKEIMLGIVAERGKHQNPVTGSGGMLIGTVEKIGPALEGKTDLKVGDKLATLVSLSLTPLRIDEIVTVRKDIDQVDIKGKAILFESGIYAVLPNDIPENLALSALDVAGAPAQTAKLVKPGDTVLVIGGAGKSGMLCCYEAKRRAGVTGKVICLGHSEKSLETAKRAKVADVYVAADATKPVEMMEKIKELTDGKMTDVTINNVNVPNTEMSSILATKNDGVIYFFSMATSFTKAALGAEGVGSDVTMIMGNGYTKGHAEQTLQILRESKEIREIYEELYA; encoded by the coding sequence ATGAAAAAAGGATGTCCTTATGGAACACACAGGGTTATAGAGCCAAAAGGAGCTCTTCCACAACCGGCTACAAAAATCGACAATGATATGGAAATTTATGACAACGAGATTTTATTAAATGTTCAAACATTAAATGTTGACTCTGCTAGCTTTACACAAATTAAAGAACAAGCAGGTGGAGACGTAGAAAAAATTAAAGAAATCATGTTAGGAATTGTTGCTGAAAGAGGAAAGCATCAAAACCCAGTAACTGGTTCTGGTGGTATGTTAATCGGAACAGTTGAAAAAATAGGACCTGCTTTAGAAGGTAAAACAGATCTTAAAGTTGGAGATAAGCTTGCTACATTAGTATCTTTATCTTTAACTCCATTAAGAATAGATGAAATTGTAACAGTAAGAAAAGATATCGATCAAGTAGATATTAAAGGAAAAGCAATCTTATTTGAATCAGGAATTTATGCAGTACTTCCAAATGATATTCCAGAAAATCTTGCTTTATCTGCACTTGACGTAGCAGGAGCTCCAGCTCAAACTGCTAAATTAGTAAAACCAGGAGACACTGTATTAGTAATTGGTGGAGCTGGAAAATCAGGAATGCTTTGCTGCTATGAAGCAAAAAGAAGAGCAGGAGTTACTGGTAAAGTAATTTGTTTAGGACATAGCGAAAAAAGCTTAGAAACTGCTAAACGTGCAAAAGTTGCTGATGTATATGTTGCAGCAGATGCTACAAAACCAGTTGAAATGATGGAAAAAATTAAAGAACTTACAGATGGAAAAATGACTGACGTTACAATCAATAACGTAAACGTTCCAAACACTGAAATGTCAAGTATTTTAGCTACTAAAAATGATGGAGTAATTTACTTCTTCAGTATGGCTACAAGCTTTACAAAAGCAGCTCTAGGAGCAGAAGGTGTTGGTTCTGACGTAACAATGATCATGGGTAATGGATATACTAAAGGTCATGCAGAACAAACTCTTCAAATTTTAAGAGAAAGCAAAGAAATTAGAGAAATATACGAAGAATTATATGCATAA
- a CDS encoding lysine 5,6-aminomutase subunit alpha yields the protein MQSKLNLDQSVIERARKSAEKIAADTQVFIDKHTTVTVERAVTRLLGIDGVDEIEVPLPNVVVDNIKEGGGLGAGAAYWIGNAMIHTGKEPQEIAEMVARGELDLTKVPVADDAKIKEAVQGIAEKMVERVRQNRAQRDHFLATLGEGPRPYLYVIVATGNIYEDVLQAQAAAKQGADIIAVIRTTGQSLLDYVPYGPTTEGFGGTYATQENFRIMRKALDEVGQQVGKYIRLCNYCSGLCMPEIAAMGAMERLDVMLNDALYGILFRDINIQRTLVDQYFSRIINGFAGVIINTGEDNYLTTADAIEEAHTVLASQFINEQFALVAGLPEEQMGLGHAFEMDPQTKNGFLYELAQAQMAREIFPNAPLKYMPPTKFMTGDIYKGHIQDALFNMVAIMTNQSLQLLGMLTEAIHTPLLQDRALSIENAKYVFNNARDISGEIEFKKDGIIQQRAQEVLQKAADLLENIEEDGMFETISQGKFAGIRRAIDGGKGLEGVTTKDPKHFNPFVELMLGGAR from the coding sequence ATGCAAAGCAAGTTAAATCTAGACCAAAGCGTTATTGAAAGAGCAAGAAAATCTGCTGAAAAAATCGCAGCAGATACTCAAGTTTTTATTGACAAACATACAACAGTAACAGTAGAAAGAGCTGTTACTAGACTTTTAGGAATAGATGGTGTGGATGAAATTGAAGTACCACTACCAAATGTTGTAGTAGATAACATTAAAGAAGGTGGCGGATTAGGAGCAGGAGCTGCTTACTGGATTGGTAATGCAATGATTCACACTGGAAAAGAACCTCAAGAAATTGCTGAAATGGTTGCAAGAGGAGAACTTGATTTAACAAAAGTTCCTGTAGCTGATGATGCAAAAATCAAAGAAGCCGTTCAAGGAATTGCTGAAAAAATGGTTGAAAGAGTTAGACAAAACAGAGCACAAAGAGATCATTTTTTAGCTACATTAGGAGAAGGTCCAAGACCATACCTATATGTAATCGTTGCAACTGGTAATATCTACGAAGACGTATTACAAGCACAAGCTGCTGCAAAACAAGGAGCAGATATTATCGCTGTAATCAGAACAACAGGACAAAGTTTACTTGACTATGTACCTTATGGACCAACTACTGAAGGTTTCGGGGGAACTTATGCAACACAAGAAAACTTCAGAATCATGAGAAAAGCATTAGATGAAGTTGGACAACAAGTTGGAAAATATATTAGATTATGTAACTACTGTTCAGGACTTTGTATGCCAGAAATTGCAGCTATGGGTGCAATGGAAAGACTAGACGTAATGTTAAATGACGCATTATATGGAATTCTTTTCAGAGATATCAATATCCAAAGAACATTAGTTGACCAATACTTCTCAAGAATTATCAATGGTTTTGCAGGAGTTATCATCAACACTGGAGAAGATAACTACCTAACAACTGCAGATGCAATCGAAGAAGCACATACAGTACTTGCATCTCAATTTATCAACGAACAATTTGCATTAGTTGCTGGACTTCCAGAAGAACAAATGGGACTTGGACATGCATTTGAAATGGATCCACAAACTAAAAATGGTTTCTTATATGAATTAGCACAAGCACAAATGGCAAGAGAAATATTCCCTAACGCGCCACTTAAATACATGCCACCAACAAAATTCATGACAGGAGACATTTACAAAGGTCATATTCAAGATGCACTATTTAACATGGTTGCAATCATGACAAACCAAAGTCTTCAATTATTAGGAATGCTTACAGAAGCAATCCATACTCCATTACTACAAGATAGAGCATTATCTATTGAAAATGCTAAATATGTATTTAACAATGCTAGAGATATTTCTGGTGAAATAGAATTCAAAAAAGATGGAATCATTCAACAAAGAGCACAAGAAGTATTACAAAAAGCTGCTGATTTATTAGAGAACATTGAAGAAGACGGAATGTTTGAAACAATTTCACAAGGTAAATTTGCAGGAATCAGAAGAGCAATAGACGGAGGAAAAGGTCTTGAAGGAGTTACTACAAAAGATCCAAAACACTTCAACCCATTTGTTGAATTAATGCTAGGAGGTGCAAGATAA
- a CDS encoding MutS-related protein → MFISEKVFKNLELDYIWNRITVYTPYGDTAKKEMTPYLKEEKSRLLEEYERIEKVMGLIKKHRYTLVDMRNIFKHIKDLRGSFKRIEQDEVLSTVELFEIKSFLFLLEQMDAIIQKLNWNVPLDLKIMPMPSLMDLLDPEKNGVNTFYIYDTYSENLSSLRKKIKDMESQIQRSKKQAREAVQEELNMKIRPNGEISVNKSDREAVKALENCSRLVYSSETYMNITFKVKLEGNTDEILKSLEELKLKEEEEEFVVRRSLTQSLKKEIKNLYNNIKAIGAMDLLIAKGYLAIGMEGVKPKISDKEILTIIDGKHIKVADTLRKQEKEFTPISVNLQSGVTCITGANMGGKTISLKLIGVLSAMAQFGLFVPAKEMTFSIKDYIFFSLGDLQSVDMGLSTFGAEILQIKNIIERAHESGLILIDELARGTNPSEGYAISKALINFLKNKETITVITSHFDGLTADDEVYHLQVKGLEGVDYRALKEEIGNTLEGGIEVVHKYMDYRLIEVKNNHEVPRDAINIARLMGLQEHLLQDAEKQLQNC, encoded by the coding sequence ATGTTTATTTCCGAAAAAGTATTTAAAAATCTAGAGCTTGACTATATTTGGAATAGAATTACGGTATATACTCCTTATGGAGATACTGCTAAAAAAGAGATGACTCCTTATTTAAAAGAAGAAAAATCAAGACTTTTAGAAGAATATGAACGAATTGAAAAAGTAATGGGATTGATTAAAAAGCATAGATATACTTTGGTAGATATGCGAAATATATTCAAACACATTAAGGATTTAAGAGGTTCTTTTAAAAGAATTGAACAAGATGAGGTCTTAAGTACTGTAGAATTATTTGAAATCAAAAGCTTCTTATTTTTGCTTGAACAAATGGATGCAATCATTCAAAAGTTAAATTGGAACGTACCACTAGATTTGAAAATTATGCCTATGCCCAGCCTAATGGATCTACTAGATCCAGAAAAAAATGGTGTCAATACTTTTTATATATATGATACCTATTCAGAAAATTTATCATCTTTAAGAAAAAAAATTAAAGATATGGAAAGTCAAATACAACGTTCTAAAAAACAAGCTAGAGAAGCTGTACAAGAAGAATTGAATATGAAGATAAGACCAAATGGAGAAATATCTGTAAATAAGAGTGATCGTGAAGCAGTAAAGGCTTTAGAAAACTGTTCACGTCTTGTGTATAGTTCAGAAACTTATATGAATATTACTTTTAAAGTCAAACTTGAAGGAAATACAGATGAAATACTTAAATCATTAGAAGAATTAAAATTAAAAGAAGAAGAAGAAGAATTTGTTGTAAGAAGAAGTTTGACTCAATCTTTAAAAAAGGAAATTAAAAATCTTTATAACAATATAAAAGCCATTGGAGCCATGGATCTTTTAATTGCTAAGGGATACTTGGCAATAGGAATGGAAGGTGTAAAGCCTAAAATTTCAGATAAAGAAATTCTTACAATTATAGATGGAAAACATATAAAAGTAGCTGATACTCTTCGAAAACAGGAAAAGGAATTTACCCCTATTTCAGTAAATTTACAAAGTGGTGTGACTTGCATTACAGGTGCCAACATGGGAGGAAAGACCATATCCTTAAAATTAATTGGAGTTTTAAGTGCTATGGCACAATTTGGATTATTTGTTCCTGCAAAAGAGATGACTTTTTCAATAAAGGATTATATCTTTTTCTCTTTAGGAGATTTACAGTCAGTAGATATGGGACTAAGTACCTTTGGGGCAGAAATATTACAAATTAAAAATATTATTGAAAGAGCTCATGAGAGTGGACTTATTTTGATTGATGAGTTAGCTAGGGGAACCAATCCATCTGAAGGATATGCAATTTCTAAAGCATTAATCAATTTCTTGAAAAATAAAGAAACGATCACAGTAATTACTTCTCATTTTGATGGACTTACAGCAGATGATGAAGTTTATCATCTACAAGTAAAAGGCCTTGAAGGAGTAGATTATAGAGCATTAAAAGAAGAAATTGGAAATACCTTAGAAGGTGGAATAGAAGTAGTTCATAAATATATGGACTACAGATTGATAGAAGTGAAAAACAACCATGAAGTACCAAGAGATGCTATTAATATTGCAAGACTTATGGGACTTCAAGAGCATTTATTACAAGATGCGGAAAAACAATTACAAAACTGTTAA
- a CDS encoding sigma-54 interaction domain-containing protein — protein sequence MEMIFSKSNVEKILDYVEEGIQIIDARGRIVYFNCSAAQYEDLKREEAIGKHILDVYPSLDPETSTLLKAIETGVPTFDIQQSFLSYKGNKITTVNSSFPIKARGKIIGAIEISRNITDVKELSERVMVLQEQLLYKEKKDHKSQDSTTFTFLDIVGKSKEILKVKELALKASQTSSPVMIYGETGTGKELFVHAIHASSPRRSKPFIAQNCGALPASLLESILFGTVKGSFTGADNRAGLFELADGGTLFLDEINSMPIELQVKLLRVLQDGTIRRVGDIKTRKVDVRIVTASNEDPLIAVEQKRLRRDLYYRLNVVPLVLPQLKEREGDIPLLTQFFIGKFNYQLNKKVEKISNEVLKAFENYDWPGNVRELEHVIEGAMNLMDGDTITLECLPMHFEKYYKKNRKKIEIEDISLKEALENLEKHMIKDALNKWDQNISHAADELKIPRQTLQYKIKKYKI from the coding sequence ATGGAAATGATTTTTTCTAAAAGCAATGTAGAAAAGATTTTAGATTATGTAGAAGAAGGAATACAAATCATTGATGCAAGAGGACGCATAGTTTATTTCAATTGTTCAGCTGCTCAATATGAAGACCTAAAGAGAGAAGAGGCCATAGGAAAACATATCTTAGATGTATATCCTTCTTTAGATCCAGAGACGAGTACTCTTTTAAAAGCCATTGAAACAGGAGTACCTACCTTTGATATTCAACAAAGTTTTTTAAGTTATAAGGGAAATAAGATTACTACGGTGAATTCTTCTTTTCCTATTAAAGCAAGAGGAAAAATAATAGGAGCTATTGAAATTTCTAGAAATATTACGGATGTAAAAGAGCTTTCTGAAAGAGTGATGGTGTTACAAGAACAACTTCTCTATAAAGAAAAAAAAGATCACAAAAGTCAAGATAGTACAACGTTCACTTTTTTGGATATTGTAGGGAAAAGCAAAGAGATTCTAAAGGTTAAAGAATTGGCTTTAAAAGCATCTCAAACTTCTTCTCCAGTTATGATTTATGGAGAAACAGGAACAGGAAAAGAACTGTTTGTACATGCCATTCATGCAAGTAGCCCAAGGAGAAGTAAACCTTTTATTGCTCAAAACTGTGGGGCTTTGCCTGCAAGCTTATTAGAAAGTATATTGTTTGGAACGGTAAAGGGAAGCTTTACAGGAGCGGACAATAGAGCAGGATTATTTGAACTTGCAGATGGAGGAACTTTATTTTTAGATGAAATCAACTCCATGCCTATAGAGCTTCAAGTGAAGCTTTTAAGGGTACTTCAGGATGGAACCATAAGAAGAGTAGGCGATATAAAAACGAGAAAAGTAGATGTAAGAATTGTAACTGCAAGTAATGAAGATCCACTAATAGCAGTAGAACAAAAACGTTTAAGGAGAGACCTTTATTATCGTCTAAACGTAGTCCCTTTAGTACTTCCGCAGCTTAAGGAAAGGGAAGGCGATATACCACTTTTGACCCAATTTTTCATTGGTAAATTTAATTATCAATTAAACAAAAAAGTAGAAAAGATTTCTAATGAAGTATTAAAAGCCTTTGAAAATTATGATTGGCCTGGAAATGTAAGAGAATTAGAACATGTGATAGAAGGCGCTATGAATCTTATGGATGGGGATACGATTACATTAGAATGTTTACCCATGCATTTTGAAAAATATTATAAAAAAAATAGAAAAAAAATAGAAATAGAGGATATTTCTTTAAAAGAAGCTTTAGAAAACTTAGAAAAACACATGATCAAAGATGCTTTAAATAAGTGGGATCAAAATATTAGCCATGCAGCAGATGAATTGAAAATACCAAGACAAACCCTACAATATAAAATAAAAAAGTATAAAATTTAA
- a CDS encoding DALR anticodon-binding domain-containing protein: MKMNIIKDQIKKIVCKKYQYEALPFSIEVTIPKKYSHGDYTSNIAFKLSKELHKEPIEIANEITKELKDNYIFEDIVVISPGFINFFINANALYEKLNQKNLMKIPLKFIDEEYIQSYVKTSSKEKIASMQYVHSRIYSIIKIFKQEGINMDEKIHLVEYKFSSLEKQILKKICIYEEVIHKDLETIFLYGIDLSELFYKIEEKTLFRKLEKNAQYVMLNIIECIRIIIQKILQAFLLDAPEKM, translated from the coding sequence ATGAAGATGAACATAATAAAAGATCAAATTAAAAAAATAGTATGCAAAAAATATCAGTATGAAGCATTACCTTTTTCTATTGAAGTAACTATTCCTAAAAAATATTCTCATGGAGACTATACAAGTAATATTGCATTTAAACTTTCTAAAGAGCTTCATAAAGAACCTATAGAAATTGCAAATGAAATTACAAAAGAATTAAAAGATAATTATATTTTTGAAGATATAGTTGTGATCTCTCCAGGATTTATAAATTTTTTTATCAATGCCAATGCTTTATATGAAAAATTGAATCAAAAAAATTTGATGAAAATACCTTTAAAGTTTATAGATGAAGAATATATTCAAAGTTATGTAAAGACTTCTTCTAAAGAAAAAATAGCTTCTATGCAATATGTGCATAGTAGAATTTATTCTATCATAAAAATATTCAAACAAGAGGGAATCAATATGGATGAAAAAATCCATCTAGTAGAATATAAATTTTCATCTTTAGAAAAACAAATTCTAAAAAAAATTTGTATTTATGAAGAAGTGATTCACAAAGATCTAGAAACGATTTTTTTATATGGGATAGATTTAAGTGAACTTTTCTATAAAATAGAAGAAAAAACTTTGTTTAGAAAACTTGAAAAGAATGCACAATATGTTATGCTAAATATAATAGAGTGTATAAGAATAATCATTCAGAAAATATTGCAAGCCTTTTTATTAGATGCACCAGAAAAAATGTAA